One Halobellus ruber genomic window carries:
- a CDS encoding 6-pyruvoyl trahydropterin synthase family protein, whose amino-acid sequence MVERISGEASSHTHNIGMNERTLQIGGDSPIRISAGHRILHHDGKCSRPHGHNYEVTIEVSGSLTEEGWIVDKGVVTDILAEWDHKFLVKEGDPLIEAFEASGDGDALVVLEHPPTAEVMSVVLERKLLDALPDNVNSVSATVRETGELCATY is encoded by the coding sequence ATGGTTGAGAGAATATCGGGAGAGGCTTCGAGTCATACCCACAATATAGGTATGAATGAGCGGACCCTGCAGATCGGTGGTGATTCTCCGATTCGGATCAGTGCAGGGCATCGAATTCTCCATCACGATGGGAAGTGCTCTCGGCCGCACGGGCACAACTACGAGGTGACTATTGAAGTCTCAGGAAGCTTGACCGAGGAGGGCTGGATCGTTGATAAGGGAGTTGTTACCGATATTCTTGCTGAGTGGGATCACAAGTTTCTGGTAAAGGAAGGCGATCCGCTTATCGAGGCGTTCGAAGCGTCGGGAGACGGTGATGCGCTCGTGGTTCTTGAGCATCCACCGACTGCAGAAGTGATGTCGGTTGTTTTGGAACGGAAACTCTTGGACGCTCTTCCGGACAATGTGAATAGCGTGTCAGCGACTGTTCGGGAAACAGGCGAGCTCTGTGCGACGTACTGA